A region of Catharus ustulatus isolate bCatUst1 chromosome 9, bCatUst1.pri.v2, whole genome shotgun sequence DNA encodes the following proteins:
- the TACSTD2 gene encoding tumor-associated calcium signal transducer 2, translating to MSSLHQGIEGLDAACCRSGLCLLFSSTMEPLFGVVLALILAVASPAHDSCTCATNKWAVCAQDGPGNCTCRLAGSDQPVDCSTLTSKCFLMKAEMTPPKEKRLWRPPHAVSDGDGIYNPDCEDSGVFKARQCNQSSSCWCVNSAGVRRTERGGRSLNCSELVRTRWIYIELTHKGSSNAFHAPDVAKALTQLLESRYKLHPKYIAAIKYNPPLIQIRLDQNKKPRWDVDIADVAYYFEKDVNNDSVFHANSKLNVSVNGDALAIEKLWIYYVDEKPPEFCMRQLAAGISAVVTVVLLTAAIGIAVLLILRWLRTRTYKKFECKEMREIKAPSLELP from the coding sequence ATGAGCAGCCTCCATCAGGGGATTGAAGGTTTGGATGCTGCCTGCTGTCGCTCAGGACTTTGTCTGCTTTTCTCCAGCACTATGGAGCCTCTGTTTGGGGTTGTGCTGGCTTTGATTCTGGCAGTGGCTTCACCAGCCCACGACAGCTGTACCTGTGCGACCAACAAGTGGGCAGTGTGTGCCCAGGACGGCCCTGGGAACTGCACCTGCAGGCTGGCAGGCTCAGATCAGCCTGTGGACTGCTCAACCCTGACTTCTAAATGCTTCCTAATGAAGGCAGAAATGACCCCCCCGAAGGAGAAGCGCCTCTGGAGACCTCCCCACGCGGTGTCAGACGGTGACGGCATTTACAACCCCGACTGCGAGGACAGCGGTGTCTTCAAAGCCAGGCAGTGCAACCagtccagcagctgctggtgcgTGAACAGCGCGGGCGTGCGGAGAACGgagaggggaggcaggagcctGAACTGCAGCGAGCTGGTCCGCACCAGGTGGATCTACATCGAGCTGACACACAAGGGGAGCTCCAACGCCTTCCACGCTCCCGACGTGGCCAAGGCCCTGACgcagctgctggagagcaggtACAAGCTGCACCCCAAGTACATCGCAGCCATCAAGTACAACCCCCCACTCATCCAAATCCGCCTGGACCAGAACAAGAAGCCCAGGTGGGATGTAGATATAGCTGATGTGGCCTATTACTTTGAAAAAGATGTCAACAATGACTCCGTGTTTCATGCCAATAGTAAATTAAATGTCTCGGTCAATGGAGATGCTCTGGCTATTGAGAAGCTCTGGATTTACTATGTGGATGAAAAGCCCCCAGAGTTCTGCATGAGGCAGCTGGCAGCTGGCATTAGTGCTGTGGTCACCGTGGtgctcctcactgctgccaTTGGCATCGCCGTGCTGCTCATCCTCAGGTGGCTGCGCACAAGGACGTATAAAAAATTTGAGTGTAAAGAAATGAGGGAAATTAAAGCCCCAAGTTTAGAATTGCCCTga